One Oryzomonas sagensis genomic region harbors:
- a CDS encoding FKBP-type peptidyl-prolyl cis-trans isomerase yields the protein MKPVIPCLVSFLLTAAVMPFVIRIATACRCLDAPGGRRLHSKTTPRWGGVAFFVGVLPFLFMENDTGALTPYIVASFLLVGMGAIDDLASLGWKTKFAGMTAAATIVIFCGDLTIHHVGTYGPLGLVALGWLSTPFTYLSVIGITNAINLLDGLNGLAGGVSLLGFLFMGITALLTGNMPVAVVCFAFAGALGAFLLYNFPNARIFMGDSGSLFLGFSLSFTAVLLTQDAKSPVDCLFPVLVLLIPIFDTLRVLFVRLMNGRNPFQADTLHLHYLMVRKNISPVNVTLLFWTLTALFGGIALFLTNRASTSYLGFVLSASAFLGLLSASLAPVQPSRVEGHQTSMETDSAGFSHYTNPNPGLAHKGETTMTFKWIVVLGVVLLSAQMVAGEAPALKTPIEKQSYGLGVDMGRNLRRQGAEMDPGMVLKGMKDAMGGEKLLMSDEELVATMKNFAAERKARQQKDKQATAQEDQTRIENLETIYAIGLVLYRDLADFNLTRGELELVKQGLTHAATGKGPTGDLSAYAGKINELAVERRKALGQKLAGQNKEFLEKSAGEKGALKTDSGLVYRSIKDGSGPSPSPTATVKVNYRGTLPDGKEFDSSYKRGEPLELKMDGVIKCWNEGLQRMKPGGKAELVCPPEIAYGEKGAGNLILPYATLVFEVELLEVKQ from the coding sequence ATGAAACCCGTCATTCCTTGTCTCGTTTCGTTCCTGCTCACGGCCGCCGTCATGCCGTTTGTCATCCGCATTGCCACGGCATGCAGATGCCTGGATGCGCCGGGTGGACGACGACTGCATAGCAAGACAACCCCCCGGTGGGGTGGGGTGGCGTTCTTTGTCGGCGTACTGCCGTTTCTGTTCATGGAAAACGACACCGGCGCCCTGACGCCTTACATTGTCGCGTCGTTCCTTCTGGTCGGCATGGGAGCCATCGACGACCTCGCGTCCCTCGGGTGGAAAACCAAGTTTGCCGGGATGACGGCAGCGGCAACGATCGTCATATTCTGCGGTGATCTGACGATTCACCATGTCGGGACGTACGGCCCGCTGGGGCTGGTTGCGTTGGGCTGGTTAAGTACCCCTTTCACCTACCTGAGCGTCATCGGCATCACCAACGCCATCAACCTTCTGGACGGTCTCAACGGCCTTGCCGGAGGCGTATCGCTCCTGGGGTTCCTGTTCATGGGGATTACCGCCCTCCTCACGGGCAACATGCCGGTGGCGGTTGTCTGTTTTGCCTTTGCAGGGGCTCTGGGCGCATTCCTCCTGTACAACTTCCCCAATGCCAGAATCTTCATGGGAGACTCGGGGAGTCTCTTTCTCGGTTTCTCCCTGTCCTTCACCGCCGTGCTTTTGACACAGGATGCAAAATCTCCGGTGGATTGCCTGTTCCCGGTGCTTGTGCTGCTCATCCCTATCTTCGATACGCTCCGGGTGCTGTTCGTGAGGCTCATGAACGGCAGGAATCCGTTTCAGGCAGACACCCTTCACCTGCACTACCTGATGGTGCGGAAGAACATCTCTCCAGTGAACGTGACGCTCCTGTTCTGGACCTTGACCGCGCTGTTCGGCGGCATCGCGCTCTTCCTCACCAACAGGGCCTCCACATCGTATCTCGGCTTCGTGTTGTCAGCGTCCGCATTCCTGGGCCTGTTGAGCGCCAGCCTGGCACCGGTACAGCCGAGCAGGGTGGAAGGCCACCAAACCAGCATGGAAACAGATTCGGCTGGGTTCAGCCACTATACTAATCCCAACCCGGGCTTAGCCCACAAAGGAGAGACGACTATGACATTCAAATGGATTGTTGTTTTAGGGGTGGTGCTTCTGTCCGCCCAGATGGTTGCCGGCGAGGCACCGGCCCTCAAAACGCCCATAGAGAAACAGAGTTATGGCCTTGGGGTCGATATGGGCAGAAACCTCAGGCGGCAAGGGGCCGAGATGGACCCGGGTATGGTGCTTAAAGGCATGAAGGACGCGATGGGGGGCGAGAAGCTCCTCATGTCCGATGAGGAGCTGGTGGCAACCATGAAAAACTTTGCCGCCGAACGAAAGGCGAGACAGCAAAAAGACAAGCAGGCCACGGCACAGGAAGATCAGACCAGGATCGAGAACCTGGAGACGATCTATGCCATCGGCCTGGTTTTATACCGTGATCTTGCCGACTTCAACCTGACGCGCGGCGAACTGGAACTGGTCAAGCAGGGGCTCACCCACGCCGCAACCGGCAAGGGCCCTACGGGGGATCTCAGCGCCTACGCGGGGAAGATCAACGAGCTGGCCGTTGAGCGCCGCAAGGCCCTGGGGCAAAAGCTGGCCGGACAGAACAAGGAGTTCCTTGAAAAGTCAGCCGGGGAAAAGGGCGCGCTCAAGACCGATTCCGGACTGGTCTATCGCTCGATCAAGGATGGCAGCGGGCCCAGTCCGAGCCCGACCGCCACGGTAAAGGTCAACTACCGCGGCACACTCCCCGACGGGAAGGAATTCGACAGTTCCTACAAACGGGGGGAGCCGCTCGAGCTTAAGATGGACGGCGTCATCAAGTGCTGGAACGAGGGGCTGCAGAGGATGAAACCGGGAGGCAAGGCAGAGCTGGTCTGCCCCCCGGAGATCGCCTATGGGGAGAAGGGGGCGGGCAATCTCATCCTGCCGTATGCCACGCTGGTATTCGAAGTGGAGCTTCTCGAGGTCAAGCAGTAA
- a CDS encoding DUF5011 domain-containing protein yields the protein MKIVAATLLSFFAIVVIMAHLWGSEALAQSSYFTSQGCSGCHSSPVVATCNGCHAHGTHPSSAKSSINVAGTTNKSSYAPGELVTVTITGGYRTGWFRAVLYDQNSVELTRSTGNDSGMGNSATYPATLSAPAPATPGTYTWKVGWYGNQYDAGGAAFGSGWTPDANNPDHGSEIVNIAAPFTVAPATLPAPTISSVAPNNLVQGAAGQTVTIAGTNLSGAAVSFSNNGITAGTATGTATSISLPVSVAATAAIGTGTVTVTTAGGSASSTFNVTASPAVTPTISSVSPNSLAQGATGQTIAITGTNLSGATVSFSNGGITAGTATGTATAINVPVSVGAAAAIGAGTVTVTTANGSASKAFSVTASAVPLPAISSVSPNSLVQGAVNQVVTIAGANLAGAAVSFSNSGVTGGTATATATATSVSLPVNVAANAAAGAGTVTVTTAGGSASSAFGITIRSSAPTLTVSALSDGSYTNNATLNISGSVSAGTQSVTVNGQNVTIMSDGSFSTAITLIAGANTITVIATDSAGNQKSDTRTINYDPAAPVLTVAAPIDNSTTTSSFAAVTGSVNETSTVAITTNGGSPQSATMSGNNFSASVNLAPGVNTITIVATDLAGNTSSVKRTVSYDTSKFTLAVTNPAQDMTTSRSYLILFGTVTNSTKEITVAITMAGKTYTQLVTNGIFRQRLTFTSAKLYTITVTATDASGNSSTVTRNVIYRPAKSGENEYESRSSEGSSTGTSTDTVNTGGTATGTTSHPFGWTNPKSSHPTYVEKNGVSSCISCHSIDSASKGQPLSCYNCHGKRW from the coding sequence ATGAAGATAGTCGCGGCGACTCTACTCAGTTTCTTCGCAATAGTAGTGATTATGGCACACCTGTGGGGTTCCGAGGCGTTGGCCCAATCCAGCTACTTCACCAGCCAGGGATGCTCCGGCTGCCATTCCTCGCCGGTCGTTGCCACCTGCAACGGGTGCCATGCCCACGGCACCCATCCGAGCAGCGCCAAGAGCTCCATCAATGTGGCGGGCACAACCAACAAGAGTTCCTACGCCCCGGGCGAGTTGGTAACGGTCACCATTACCGGCGGCTACCGCACCGGCTGGTTCCGGGCCGTGCTTTATGACCAGAACAGCGTCGAGTTGACGCGCTCCACCGGCAATGACAGCGGCATGGGCAACTCGGCCACCTACCCCGCGACCCTGAGCGCGCCTGCACCGGCAACGCCGGGCACCTACACCTGGAAGGTCGGCTGGTACGGCAACCAGTACGACGCCGGGGGAGCGGCCTTCGGTTCCGGCTGGACCCCAGACGCCAACAACCCTGACCATGGCTCCGAGATCGTGAATATCGCCGCCCCCTTTACCGTTGCCCCGGCCACCCTGCCGGCGCCCACGATCAGTTCGGTGGCTCCCAACAACCTCGTACAGGGGGCTGCCGGCCAGACCGTCACCATCGCCGGCACCAACCTGAGCGGCGCCGCGGTAAGCTTCAGTAACAACGGGATCACCGCCGGAACGGCTACCGGGACCGCCACGTCCATCAGCCTGCCGGTCAGCGTGGCAGCCACCGCCGCCATCGGCACCGGGACGGTCACCGTCACCACGGCCGGGGGCAGTGCCTCCAGCACCTTCAACGTCACCGCCAGCCCCGCCGTGACGCCGACGATCAGTTCGGTCTCCCCCAACAGCCTCGCCCAGGGAGCTACCGGTCAAACCATCGCCATAACCGGCACCAACCTGAGCGGCGCCACGGTGAGCTTCAGTAACGGCGGGATCACCGCCGGCACAGCCACCGGGACCGCCACCGCCATCAACGTACCGGTCAGTGTCGGGGCCGCCGCTGCTATCGGTGCCGGGACGGTCACCGTCACCACGGCCAACGGCAGCGCCTCCAAGGCCTTCAGCGTCACCGCCAGCGCCGTTCCGCTACCGGCAATCAGTTCGGTCTCCCCCAACAGCCTCGTGCAGGGGGCAGTCAATCAGGTCGTCACCATCGCGGGCGCCAACCTGGCCGGCGCAGCGGTAAGCTTCAGCAACAGCGGGGTTACCGGCGGTACGGCCACCGCCACCGCCACCGCCACCTCGGTCAGCCTGCCGGTCAACGTCGCCGCCAATGCCGCCGCCGGCGCCGGAACCGTCACCGTCACCACGGCCGGGGGGAGCGCCTCCAGCGCCTTCGGCATTACGATACGGTCAAGCGCCCCGACACTTACGGTCTCGGCTCTTTCCGACGGTTCATATACCAACAATGCCACGCTCAACATCAGCGGCAGCGTCAGTGCCGGCACCCAGTCCGTCACCGTCAACGGCCAGAACGTCACCATCATGTCCGACGGCTCCTTCTCCACCGCCATCACCCTGATTGCCGGGGCCAACACCATTACGGTCATCGCCACCGACAGCGCCGGCAACCAGAAAAGCGATACCCGCACCATCAACTATGATCCGGCTGCTCCGGTACTGACGGTTGCGGCCCCCATCGACAACAGCACCACGACATCGTCATTCGCCGCCGTGACCGGCAGCGTCAACGAAACCTCCACGGTGGCTATCACCACCAACGGCGGCAGCCCCCAATCCGCCACCATGAGCGGCAACAATTTCAGCGCCTCCGTCAATCTGGCGCCGGGCGTGAATACCATCACTATCGTGGCGACCGACCTGGCGGGCAACACCTCCAGCGTCAAGCGGACAGTGTCATACGATACATCCAAGTTCACACTGGCGGTCACCAATCCCGCCCAGGACATGACCACCAGCCGTTCCTACCTGATCCTCTTCGGTACGGTCACCAACAGTACCAAGGAGATCACCGTGGCTATCACCATGGCCGGCAAAACGTACACCCAGTTGGTGACAAACGGCATTTTCAGGCAGCGGCTTACCTTTACCAGCGCCAAACTGTACACCATTACCGTCACCGCGACGGATGCCTCCGGCAACAGCAGCACCGTAACCCGGAACGTGATTTACCGGCCCGCCAAAAGTGGTGAAAATGAGTATGAAAGTCGGAGCAGCGAAGGGAGTTCCACCGGTACGAGTACGGACACCGTGAACACGGGAGGTACGGCCACCGGCACCACGTCCCATCCCTTTGGCTGGACCAATCCGAAGAGCAGCCATCCCACGTATGTGGAGAAAAACGGCGTGAGCAGTTGCATCAGCTGCCACAGCATCGATTCCGCCTCCAAAGGCCAGCCACTGAGTTGCTACAATTGTCATGGCAAGAGGTGGTAG
- a CDS encoding ATP-binding protein, producing MWWLELEAQRNELEMRNAELLRSVNETEKVLQEYKELFDLAPVGGVILGPDGCIRTVNRAGAKILGSGPSELVGLRLEQFVPDAARQLYLDFAGKLLGERRQADCEVELVKEGNCSVIRFEGGSSTSGDECLVAMIDITDQRAPDEWVGRPTGNPESRMQALAEELARTKQECSREASRHKKWEETLKDSLMRQRILASHLVTIREEERASVAREIHDELGQMLASLQLNVSLIALEYRDHKQLVARAKQMEQLVSSSIMTVQRISAGLRPVMLDLLGLADAMEWQAQEFRKMSGIPCTINMQPMEKKLDRNLSTAIFRIFQEALTNVVRHSGATRIQADLAVRKGWLTLAVRDDGRGITEEEKKAHFSLGIAGMRERAEAFGGKLRICGSLHRGTILFARVPLGRKEERNAHEDSCSG from the coding sequence ATGTGGTGGCTTGAACTTGAGGCGCAGAGGAACGAACTGGAGATGCGGAATGCCGAGCTTCTCCGGTCCGTGAACGAGACGGAAAAGGTCTTGCAGGAATACAAGGAACTGTTCGATCTTGCGCCGGTCGGCGGCGTCATCCTCGGGCCGGACGGGTGCATTCGCACTGTCAACCGGGCGGGCGCCAAAATATTGGGGAGCGGACCTTCCGAACTGGTCGGCCTGCGGTTGGAGCAGTTTGTCCCGGATGCCGCACGCCAACTCTACCTGGACTTTGCCGGTAAGTTGTTGGGGGAAAGACGGCAAGCCGACTGCGAGGTGGAGCTCGTGAAGGAGGGAAACTGCTCTGTTATCCGTTTCGAGGGGGGAAGCAGTACGTCGGGTGATGAATGCCTTGTCGCAATGATCGACATTACCGACCAGAGGGCGCCCGACGAGTGGGTGGGCAGGCCCACGGGTAATCCGGAGTCGCGGATGCAGGCGTTGGCCGAAGAACTGGCCCGGACAAAACAGGAATGTTCGAGAGAAGCCTCCCGGCATAAGAAATGGGAGGAGACGCTGAAAGATTCACTGATGCGGCAGCGGATACTCGCGTCCCATCTCGTGACCATCCGGGAAGAAGAGCGGGCGAGCGTTGCGCGGGAGATCCACGACGAACTGGGGCAGATGCTGGCGTCCCTCCAACTGAACGTGTCGCTCATAGCGCTGGAATACCGCGACCACAAACAGCTTGTGGCCAGGGCCAAGCAAATGGAGCAGTTGGTCAGTTCGTCGATCATGACCGTGCAACGCATCTCTGCGGGGCTACGGCCCGTGATGCTTGATCTGCTGGGGCTTGCCGATGCCATGGAGTGGCAGGCCCAGGAGTTCCGGAAGATGAGCGGAATCCCTTGCACGATCAACATGCAACCGATGGAAAAGAAGCTGGATCGGAACCTGTCAACGGCGATTTTCCGGATCTTCCAGGAAGCGCTGACCAATGTCGTTCGCCATTCCGGCGCGACGCGCATCCAGGCGGACCTGGCGGTACGGAAGGGGTGGCTGACCCTGGCGGTGCGCGATGATGGCCGGGGCATTACCGAAGAGGAAAAGAAGGCCCATTTCTCTCTCGGTATAGCAGGGATGCGGGAACGGGCCGAGGCGTTCGGAGGCAAACTGAGGATCTGTGGTTCCCTGCACCGTGGGACCATACTCTTTGCACGCGTCCCATTGGGAAGGAAGGAGGAACGTAATGCCCACGAGGATTCTTGTAGCGGATGA
- a CDS encoding response regulator, with translation MPTRILVADDHAIFREGLKMVVASTVDMTVVDEAVNTQELLSKVQSNDYDMVVLDISMPGRNGLDALVEMKNIKPRLPVLVLSMHPEEQYALRAYKSGASGYLTKGSPSKDLLDALQKISMGKKYVSAALAESLVTVISDPNGQDLLHSLSNREYQVMNLIASGKTVGKIAVELSLSVKTVSTYRAHILRKLNMKNNAELTRFVIENDML, from the coding sequence ATGCCCACGAGGATTCTTGTAGCGGATGATCACGCAATATTCCGGGAAGGGCTCAAGATGGTTGTTGCTTCGACGGTTGACATGACCGTTGTCGATGAGGCGGTCAACACGCAGGAACTACTGAGCAAGGTGCAGAGCAACGACTACGACATGGTGGTTCTCGATATCTCCATGCCCGGCAGGAACGGGCTCGATGCCCTGGTGGAGATGAAGAACATCAAGCCGAGGCTGCCGGTTCTCGTACTCAGCATGCATCCCGAAGAACAGTACGCGCTCCGCGCGTACAAGTCAGGGGCATCCGGCTACTTGACCAAGGGAAGCCCCTCCAAGGACCTCCTCGATGCGTTACAGAAGATTTCAATGGGGAAAAAATATGTGAGTGCCGCCCTGGCGGAATCACTCGTCACCGTTATCAGCGACCCCAATGGACAGGATCTCCTCCATAGCCTCTCCAACCGGGAATACCAGGTGATGAACCTGATCGCCTCCGGGAAGACGGTCGGCAAAATTGCCGTCGAGCTTTCCCTAAGCGTCAAAACCGTTAGTACCTACCGCGCCCACATCCTTCGCAAACTGAACATGAAAAACAATGCCGAGCTTACCCGGTTTGTCATCGAGAATGATATGCTGTAA